From one Lotus japonicus ecotype B-129 chromosome 3, LjGifu_v1.2 genomic stretch:
- the LOC130744241 gene encoding uncharacterized protein LOC130744241 has translation MGGSGEKIINGSDSSSGRVLMLPTDADSGRYHGGGRSNNGGKGWGSGRFGGGDASGSSSSGGSPNVKGSGGDGGGDCSGNEGVVVEGLLPSVRDDGGGGSDVVVVAGAIVMVEVVVVVTVESTSNGYFSTYLQFSITMSQE, from the coding sequence ATGGGTGGTAGTGGCGAAAAGATAATAAATGGGTCGGATAGCAGCAGTGGTAGAGTTTTGATGTTACCTACCGACGCTGACAGTGGCCGTTATCATGGTGGTGGCAGAAGCAACAATGGTGGTAAGGGTTGGGGCAGTGGCCGTTTTGGTGGTGGTGATGCCAGTGGAAGCAGTAGTTCAGGTGGTAGTCCCAACGTCAAAggcagtggtggtgatggtggaggtgaTTGTAGTGGCAATGAaggtgtggtggtggaggggttgTTACCTAGTGTtcgtgatgatggtggtggtggcagcgacgtggtggttgtggcgggTGCGATTgtgatggtggaggtggtggtggtggttacaGTGGAGTCAACCTCCAACGGTTATTTCTCAACTTATCTCCAATTCTCCATCACCATGTCACAGGAATAA
- the LOC130748877 gene encoding protein yippee-like At4g27740 produces MANIGESATYICRNCQNPIAVRSELLSKNYLGKTGPTYMFSHVRNIIVGPKQDRNLITGLYTIAGIFCSNCGEELGWKYIQAYEARQKYNVGRFINERAKIAKEY; encoded by the exons ATGGCGAATATCGGTGAATCTGCTACATACATATGCAGAAACTGCCAAAATCCTATTGCTGTCCGCAGTGAATTGCTCTCTAAAAACTATCTG GGAAAAACTGGGCCGACCTATATGTTCTCTCATGTAAGGAATATTATTGTGGGGCCTAAGCAAGACAGGAACCTGATAACCGGTTTGTACACCATTGCGGGCATATTTTGCAGCAATTGTGGGGAGGAATTAGGTTGGAAATACATACAAGCTTATGAGGCAAGGCAGAAGTACAATGTAGGAAGGTTCATAAATGAAAGGGCAAAGATTGCCAAGGAATACTAG
- the LOC130743133 gene encoding 3-hydroxyisobutyryl-CoA hydrolase 1-like: protein MASHTNLDDDQLLVERKLSARVLTLNRPKQLNALSYYMVSRLLESFQGDEGNSDIKLIVVKGNGRAFCAGGDVAAVVRAARDGDWRYGAKFFGNEYKMNYLMATYSKPQVSILNGIVMGGGAGVSIHGRFRVVTENTVFAMPETALGLFPDVGAAYFLSRLAGFFGEYVGLTGARLDGAEMLACGLATHFVPSPKLSLLEESLCKVGTSDPTAVSAIINTYSEQPFLKEDSVFNRMNAINKFFSRKTVEEILSSLEMEAESKTDNWISATLQTLKKASPTSLKIFLRLIRECRLLGVGQCLVYEYRIVCHILKGHYSKDFFEGCRAILIDKDRNPKWEPSKLELVSDRDVDRYFSKLDVKGWEDLELPKRFNNLPAYAISKL from the exons ATGGCTTCTCACACCAACCTCGACGACGATCAG CTTCTGGTGGAGCGTAAATTATCTGCTAGGGTTTTGACACTCAACAGGCCAAAGCAGTTGAATGCCCTCTCTTATTATATG GTATCTCGGCTACTTGAAAGTTTTCAAGGCGATGAGGGGAATTCTGATATTAAATTGATTGTTGTGAAG GGAAATGGAAGGGCATTTTGTGCTGGTGGTGATGTTGCAGCGGTTGTTCGTGCTGCGAGAGATG GTGATTGGAGGTATGGTGCAAAATTTTTTGGTAATGAATATAAAATGAATTACTTGATGGCAACATATAGTAAACCTCAG GTTTCAATTCTCAATGGAATTGTCATGGGAGGTGGTGCTGGTGTTTCTATACATGGAAGATTTCGAGTTGTTACAGAGAATACA GTCTTTGCTATGCCAGAAACAGCTTTGGGTTTATTTCCTGATGTAGGTGCTGCATATTTCTTGTCTAGACTGGCTGGATTTTTTG GTGAATATGTTGGTCTTACAGGAGCTAGGTTGGATGGTGCTGAAATGCTTGCTTGTGGTCTTGCAACACATTTTGTCCCTTCACCG AAATTGTCTCTATTAGAAGAATCATTATGTAAGGTGGGAACTAGCGATCCAACTGCAGTATCGGCAATTATCAATACGTACTCGGAGCAGCCATTCTTGAAAGAGGATAGTGTTTTTAACAG GATGAATGCCATCAATAAGTTTTTCTCAAGAAAAACAGTCGAGGAAATATTATCTTCTCTT GAGATGGAAGCTGAGAGTAAGACTGACAATTGGATTTCTGCAACACTTCAAACCTTAAAGAAAGCATCACCAACAAGCCTTAAAATCTTTCTTAGATTG attAGAGAATGCAGACTCCTAGGAGTTGGTCAATGTCTTGTTTATGAGTATAGAATTGTTTGTCATATTCTAAAAGGACACTACAGCAAGGATTTCTTTGAG GGTTGTAGAGCTATACTGATAGATAAGGACAGGAACCCAAAG TGGGAGCCTTCCAAATTGGAGCTTGTAAGTGATCGTGATGTTGATCGTTACTTCTCTAAGCTTGATGTTAAAGGATGGGAAGATTTGGAGCTTCCTAAAAGGTTCAACAATCTTCCTGCCTATGCTATTTCAAAGCTTTAA